The following proteins come from a genomic window of Phacochoerus africanus isolate WHEZ1 chromosome 9, ROS_Pafr_v1, whole genome shotgun sequence:
- the LOC125136418 gene encoding olfactory receptor 11H4 produces MNRSATHIVTEFVILGFPGCWEIQIFLFSLFLVVYALALLGNGAIICAVRWDPQLHTPMYFLLGNFAFLEIWYVSSTVPNMLINILSKTKAISFSGCFLQFYFFFSLGTAECLFLAVMAYDRYLAICHPLHYPTIMTAKLCGMLVSLCWLIGFLGYPIPIFFISQLPFCGPNIIDHFLCDMDPLMALSCAPAPITELIFYTQSSLVLFSTILYILRSYTILLKVVLQVPSAAGRRKAFSTCGSHLAVVSLFYGTVMVMYVSPTYGISTLMQKILTLVYSVMTPLLNPLIYSLRNKDMKLALKNVLFGMRHSQNL; encoded by the coding sequence ATGAACAGGTCAGCAACACACATCGTGACTGAGTTTGTCATCCTGGGATTCCCTGGTTGCTGGGAGatacagatttttctcttctcactGTTTTTAGTGGTGTATGCCTTGGCCTTGCTGGGGAATGGAGCCATTATCTGTGCAGTGAGATGGGACCCACAActgcacacccccatgtactttctGTTGGGAAATTTTGCCTTCCTTGAGATCTGGTATGTTTCCTCCACTGTTCCTAACATGCTAATCAACATTCTCTCCAAAACCAAGGCCATCTCATTTTCTGGCTGCTTCCTGcagttctatttcttcttttccctggGCACAGCTGAATGTCTCTTCCTGGCAGTAATGGCTTATGATCGGTACTTGGCCATCTGCCACCCACTGCACTACCCCACCATCATGACTGCAAAGCTCTGTGGAATGCTCGTGTCTCTGTGCTGGCTCATTGGATTCCTTGGCTACCCAATCCCCATTTTTTTCATCTCCCAACTTCCCTTCTGTGGACCCAATATCATTGATCACTTTCTGTGTGACATGGACCCACTGATGGCTCTGTCCTGTGCTCCAGCCCCCATCACTGAACTTATTTTCTATACTCAGAGCTCCCTTGTCCTCTTTTCCACTATTCTGTACATTCTTCGATCCTATACTATATTGCTCAAAGTGGTTCTTCAGGTCCCTTCTGCCGCTGGCCGGAGAAAGGCCTTTTCCACCTGTGGTTCTCATTTAGCTGTGGTGTCTCTTTTCTATGGGACAGTCATGGTAATGTATGTGAGTCCAACATATGGCATCTCAACTTTGATGCAGAAAATCCTCACACTGGTATACTCAGTAATGACTCCTCTTCTTAATCCCCTGATCTATAGTCTTCGTAATAAGGACATGAAACTGGCCCTGAAAAATGTCCTGTTTGGAATGAGACATAGTCAAAATTTATGA